One Primulina huaijiensis isolate GDHJ02 chromosome 8, ASM1229523v2, whole genome shotgun sequence genomic region harbors:
- the LOC140982947 gene encoding uncharacterized protein — protein sequence MNHERRITLQLPRDVTVGNWIRRLGKNTESLELSGDGSNDFNLGEIESLRKLVFLNCSTVKKLMNAIDWKFPMLEHLHLRDLRELEEIIDGTIPEGSNSFQNLESLVVERLPKLGYLWKSPNQNVSLVSLKSITISGCPNLRYLFSMATARSLVQLQSLEILSCYTIEQVLWNEMESNREAPIIEFPKLKRLRLYNLLNLLAFTQGIEIIKFPQLIGLEINNCRKLRTKIDKYPTGMIERLLVRNHDTIEEIFRDDGNHRIIFEELYGLYLIGLPCLTTFYRGVESIKFPKLKVLSIGNLPMLNSFVPIDSEPTHDHDSLHFFCNKKVEIIGLKRLNLHNMPDKISKIWCRRIPISFFHNLEDLFIYKVGGIRNLISSAIAEALVNLNILHIKYCKEMIDVTEDETHVTVDFVFPKLKYLKIIGNCKLRSFCQWKHAFELPSLVDVQINNCPLMKTFTLGSLSTPKLRRFRINDKAIEMKDLNGGIHHFISTMHNANEDENKDEKHEDRKETEVEETTESNNNNIM from the exons atgaatcATGAGAGAAGAATCACACTCCAATTACCGAGAGACGTGACAGTAGGAAATTGGATTCGGCGACTAGGAAAGAACACCGAGTCGTTAGAATTAAGTGGAGATGGTTCAAACGATTTTAATCTAGGTGAGATTGAAAGCTTGAGGAAGCTCGTATTTCTAAATTGTTCAACGGTGAAGAAATTGATGAATGCAATCGATTGGAAATTCCCCATGTTGGAGCACCTGCATCTGAGAGATCTCAGAGAGTTGGAAGAGATAATTGATGGTACAATTCCAGAGGGATCCAATTCCTTCCAAAATCTAGAATCACTAGTTGTTGAACGTCTTCCCAAGTTGGGATATTTGTGGAAGAGTCCAAATCAGAATGTTTCACTGGTCAGCCTCAAGTCCATAACCATTAGCGGTTGTCCCAATCTACGATATCTCTTCTCAATGGCAACAGCAAGGAGTCTTGTACAACTTCAAAGCCTTGAAATACTTTCATGTTATACGATTGAACAAGTGTTGTGGAATGAAATGGAAAGCAACAGAGAGGCTCCTATTATTGAGTTCCCAAAGTTGAAGAGACTGCGACTGTACAATCTGCTAAACCTTTTAGCTTTCACCCAAGGAAttgaaatcataaaattccCCCAGTTGATAGGACTAGAAATCAACAACTGCCGAAAACTCCGAACCAAAATCGACAAATACCCAACCGGGATGATTGAGCGGCTCCTCGTTCGTAATCATGACACTATAGAAGAAATATTTAGGGATGATGGAAATCACCGTATCATATTCGAAGAATTGTATGGATTGTACCTAATTGGTCTGCCTTGCCTGACAACGTTCTACAGAGGTGTTGAAAGCATCAAGTTTCCAAAGCTGAAAGTGTTGTCGATTGGAAATTTGCCAATGCTGAATAGTTTTGTGCCAATAGATTCAGAGCCGACCCACGACCATGATTCTCTTCATTTCTTTTGCAATAAAAAG GTTGAAATTATTGGCCTAAAGAGACTTAATCTACATAACATGCCCGATAAAATAAGCAAGATATGGTGTCGTCGTATCCCAATTAGTTTCTTTCATAATCTTGAGGACTTGTTTATATATAAAGTTGGTGGCATCAGAAACTTAATATCATCTGCAATCGCAGAAGCTCTTGTTAATCTCAATATACTACATATAAAATATTGCAAAGAGATGATTGACGTGACTGAGGATGAGACACATGTAACTGTTGACTTTGTTTTTCCTAagctgaaatatttgaaaattataggCAATTGTAAGTTGAGAAGTTTTTGCCAATGGAAGCACGCATTTGAGTTACCATCACTTGTCGATGTACAAATAAATAATTGCCCTCTGATGAAAACTTTCACTTTGGGATCGCTAAGTACGCCAAAATTACGTCGGTTCCGCATAAATGACAAGGCCATTGAAATGAAAGACTTAAACGGTGGCATACATCATTTCATAAGTACTATG CATAATGCAAACGAAGATGAGAACAAGGATGAGAAGCATGAGGACAGGAAAGAGACAGAAGTCGAGGAAACGACTGAGAGCAACAACAACAATATTATGTGA
- the LOC140983053 gene encoding disease resistance protein At4g27190-like, translated as MEGNIEDARLRAESATTEVENWSNEGTQKIEEATRILQGCDDLKRWNIIPRYSVGKSAKEIAEGIAKLRNEGNSIRIVDPAPPASMVSISHAPTLEFQSRKSMEEGIIKSLKDGNVRMIAICGAGGVGKTTMVRRIEDRVRKEFDEIVTVVVSQQTDKLKIQKQIAEILRLGLSEETLDGRAHKLRTRRMDSKKKLIIFDDVWKRFEPEDIGVPYGGCKIILTSRLKDVCEEMEADKVIEIKVLDKKEAWTLFRDKSGDCVDALYLRPIAEEVAAECKGLPIALATVGKALKNRSIKTWKDALLQLGGSNPTNFPQVLENVFMPLKLSYDFLETESEKSLFLLCCLFPEDDDIQIEDLALLSFGLGVFEGINNIEDGRNRTQHLLERIKSRFLLMTGSEEDEVKMHDVVRDVAIFIGSKENQGFLNVCSMDLSSKDSSRNCYWMSVEISNIANAKLPVGLDFPNLRLLMILNSNYLKFSQGFDVNDICFKGMEELTVLYFSHQNFQSLPPSLEFLEKLKKLHLKYCEVKDISVVGELASLEILSVWRCNAIEELPANVGELKFLRLLELRDCKKLKRIVAYQDWLGWRN; from the coding sequence ATGGAGGGAAATATTGAAGATGCTCGGCTTCGTGCCGAGAGTGCTACGACTGAGGTCGAAAACTGGTCAAATGAAGGCACTCAGAAGATTGAGGAGGCGACGAGGATTTTGCAAGGCTGCGATGATCTTAAGCGATGGAATATAATCCCGCGGTACTCGGTGGGAAAGAGTGCCAAAGAAATAGCAGAAGGCATCGCAAAACTACGAAATGAAGGAAATTCGATTAGGATTGTTGATCCAGCCCCTCCGGCATCAATGGTATCTATCTCTCACGCACCAACTTTGGAGTTTCAATCGAGAAAAAGCATGGAGGAAGGCATCATCAAGTCTTTGAAAGATGGAAACGTCCGCATGATAGCGATTTGCGGCGCGGGAGGTGTTGGGAAGACAACTATGGTGCGAAGAATTGAGGATAGGGTGAGAAAAGAATTTGATGAGATTGTGACTGTAGTTGTCAGCCAACAAACTGACAAGCTTAAAATTCAGAAGCAAATTGCAGAAATATTACGTTTGGGTTTGAGCGAGGAGACTTTGGATGGTAGAGCACATAAATTGCGCACCAGGCGAATGGATTCGAAGAAGAAACTCATAATATTTGATGATGTTTGGAAAAGATTTGAGCCGGAGGATATAGGAGTTCCTTACGGAGGATGCAAAATTATATTGACGTCTCGGCTCAAAGATGTATGTGAAGAAATGGAAGCCGATAAAGTTATTGAAATTAAAGTCTTAGACAAAAAAGAAGCTTGGACACTTTTTAGAGATAAATCTGGTGATTGCGTGGATGCTTTATATTTGCGTCCCATAGCAGAAGAAGTCGCAGCAGAATGCAAAGGTTTGCCAATTGCGCTTGCAACAGTTGGTAAAGCTCTAAAAAATAGAAGTATAAAAACATGGAAAGATGCACTTTTACAACTGGGAGGATCTAACCCAACGAATTTCCCGCAAGTtctggaaaatgtttttatgccTCTGAAACTGAGTTACGATTTCTTGGAAACTGAGAGTGAAAAGTCCCTTTTCCTGCTATGTTGCTTGTTTCCTGAAGATGATGACATCCAGATTGAGGACTTGGCTTTGCTCAGCTTTGGGTTAGGCGTGTTTGAGGGAATCAACAATATTGAAGATGGAAGAAACAGAACACAACATTTATTGGAGAGGATTAAAAGTCGTTTTTTGTTGATGACTGGTAGCGAGGAAGATGAGGTAAAAATGCATGATGTTGTTCGTGATGTGGCTATTTTCATTGGTTCAAAAGAAAATCAAGGGTTTTTGAATGTGTGCTCAATGGATTTGTCTAGTAAAGATTCATCTCGCAATTGCTATTGGATGTCAGTGGAAATTTCAAATATTGCCAATGCCAAGCTTCCAGTTGGGTTGGATTTTCCAAATCTTCGTCTCTTGATGATTCTGAAttccaattatttaaaattttcccaAGGATTTGATGTCAatgatatttgttttaaagGAATGGAGGAGCTGACAGTCTTGTATTTTtcacatcaaaattttcaatcactTCCACCATCTCTGGAATTCCTTGAAAAACTTAAAAAGTTGCACTTGAAATATTGCGAGGTGAAAGACATATCAGTTGTTGGAGAGTTAGCAAGTTTGGAAATTCTTAGCGTATGGCGCTGTAACGCAATTGAAGAGTTACCAGCAAATGTTGGGGAATTGAAATTTCTAAGATTATTAGAATTGAGGGATTGCAAGAAACTCAAAAGAATAGTGGCATATCAAGATTGGTTGGGTTGGAGGAATTGA